From Rhopalosiphum padi isolate XX-2018 chromosome 2, ASM2088224v1, whole genome shotgun sequence:
gATGTTAGTAGCTGTATCATTACCAAAAGTACCCACTGGATGGGCCATAAGAATTTTAACAGGGTGGTGGTGGATTTACTGTTTATTAGTTGTAGTTGCTTACAAAGCTAGTATGACGGCAATTCTAGCTAATCCAGATACcaggttataaaattattttaataatactcattaatcattatattttaatccatTTAACAGGGTTACAATTGATACATTGGAAGCTCTTGctgatagtaatataaattgtgGAGGATGGGGAGAACAATCAAAAGAATTTTTCATGACATCGTTAGATAAAACTGGACAAAAAGTTGGTCAAAAATTTCAAGAAGTTTATGAAGTTGAAAAAGCTATTGATTTGGTATCTAAAGGACAATTTGCgtactatgataatatacacTTTTTGAGATATGTAAAAGTGATGCAAAATACCAAAACATATGAACAAAATTTTCAGTTAATTAATGGTattcacaaatattaatttgttataaatataaaataagttgaaCTATTATTTTgccatattagttttaaatgatttaagcattccattaaattcaatttttaaataataatctaaacatATTTCctaaattgtattacaaaatttaaaaaaaatcactaattaatcataaaaatatgatttataataattttaattacttttatctcATATATAGcttatgagttattataatgactataacactataatatagtgactatatactatattatatttattttattatttatcaatggtATAAtggaaaatgtaattttgatatgaaatacaatattatattacagtttaaattgtattacctaaGTTTAGTCCcaacaaaaataagtaattatactgAAGACTTCACTTTTAGTGAATTAAcagaatattcaataatattaatactaatttacaCAAATGCactttatttgtgtttttttttcaatttttttaaggtACACTGAATGGTACAAGTAATGGAGATTTTACACTACACATAATGTcaacatgtataataaatatgccaATATCATTAGGATTACAAAAAAATTCACCATTAAAGCCAGCAGTTGACAGATTCTTGAGAAGAGTTATAGAAGCTGGGTTAGTGAAAAAATGGTTAAATGATGTTATGTCAGACACAGTAATACTCGAAGAACCACAGCAAATTGAAGAAGTTAAAGCACTTATGGATCTTAAGAAACTTTATGGGGCATTTGTTGTTTTGGTTGCtggttatattttaagtatattggTTTTGTTATTTGAAATTGGTTATTGGTATGGAGTGGTAAAAAAAGATCCACTTTATGATGAATATTCATTAAACTGTTATTATACAcagaaataaaagtaaaaaactacaatattattttataacttagaaCATAATGCTATATTGATGaaagattttgaaattataatataaaccttaGTTTTGAAAACAAGaacatgtatttaatttataattactttaagagttaattaaaaataatatacattattaataaaacaaatgaaaatatagtGATTCTACCGCCGTTTGAACCCATATTTTTTCCGTTCGTAAAATAGATCTGTTTTTGAACTTcccaaatttacaatttttggaCAGCCATCtctctgaaataaaataaacattatgaaCTTGAttcataaaactaataatataatttgaaatataatttacatcttTTTCTTGGACTGTACATTCCTTACAATAATATGCATCCGATACACCAGGTCCACCGCATATAACACATCGGCCCTGATATGAGCCATAATTGCACTCATCGCAAATGCGTACCAATGTACATGGTCTCACATATGAATcacatattacacatttaccATCACATTTTTCACATAATCGTCCTATAGCTGTTATAGAggtaaaatgtgtaaataaacgAATtgcataattgtataataaagtaCTATATTAGAtagatatgaaaatattaaaaatattatacacaatgctTACCGACGCCGGGTTGCTTACGACAAAATATCAAGTCTGGATGATGTTTAGCCATTCTGTTGAATTACTGTTTAACGTCAATTAAATCTAATAGAATAATCggcaaaaattatatattggttAAATCTAACCGGCTAGACCACGATTACGAATGAACTAATTAGTTATCACAATTCACAATCACACCAAACAACCAAACTTCCGTCatccaaacaataatatttttaaatgtcagtGTCGCCAAAGTAAAACTGTACaattgaaaatgataaaaaaaaacagagtaACCAgcttaaataaactttatttatcacaaatattcaaaatccggctctttattatatattgttaattgttatagagTTTActgttatagtatatttattatttactatttaatataatattaattaactttctATTATTAAAAGTCGATTTTCTCATAAACTATAAAACGAAAAAggaggtatttaaatatttcaatgatagtgcaaacatttttaaaaaataaatagtttgtaaCAATTTCACATCATACTCATATACATTCATACCCAAACTCCTTaacatagtaattaataaataataatatacctacaaaaacATCACCCAGTGTCACTTTATGTGCATTCTactatttatttctaaaacaaatacattaaaatttagcaCTAGCTCATCTTTCATTTCATTTCGTGTTGTAGAAAATGTTAAGTTTGGAAGAGTATTTTAATAAGTTGgttaatttatgtacctacagaCTTAGATcatacattattaaagaaattttgGAGAAAACTGAAATTCTTCAATTAATCGATCGGATAAACATTTTACTAATctcaaaatatgatataatatgatgtaataataaataatgtcataatgataatatcatcATTGTATTATTGTCTTTCTTATTATTCTGAGTAGATATTTAAACCTatcaacaaaaattgttttaataattaatttatagatattcaacgtttttgaattttgattttgaattttttaaattattaaaacatattttttctaaaattgtatcaaaatccaaatccaattatttttagtttaaaatgtattatatagttttttgtattattttatatattttttcagtgaattcaaatttttacccCTCCCCCCCCACaaaattgtctatttttttttgatacagctTTAATTActcttataattaaatagttccATAATACTTTTGTATGGGCATGGTGTAGTGGTAGTGTTTGGACAGTCACTAGCTAAATAGTGCTGCGCCGCTGCTAGCTTTCTAATGGATCACCACCCGCACGTTTAGCTATGAAGTCAAGTCACATAGGTATATGGAGGAAATATACGTCCCAAAACGGCAAAAACCTACACTATACCGTATTTGGAATAGCAACTAACATACAAATTCCGCTACTCATGACCTGAAGTTTTGAagcttgattaaaaattaaaaaattaaataattttctaaataatatatgtttgtttcgaataaaataaaataatatctgatactataaaaagtatataatggtataaaatatttataaaggttttaaaggtatttttaaattgtgtgtatGATGAAAGctaaattaatcaaaactttttggagtaaaataaaaaaatataacttccGGAATCATAgtgttgttattaaaatgactgttataacaatataatcaaACATAAGTATTAACTGTAATCAAGGCTGGATTAAGGGGGGGGGGGTCTAGCCGGGGCGAAAGCCCCTGGGCCctttaaagtattaaagtaaAAGGGGCCCAACAATTTAAGGTTTTGAAAAGCATATTGTGATAGATTATAGTTAGTGAATGATACAATGATTGTAACGACCAATCAGAAATTCAGAATACATGGAAAATCAAGGAATATCGAAATGAAGGATAACGTAGCTGTGAacccaaaattatataatgattttaatgctgtatacgtatgtattataaattattataaatattatttataatcaatggtcgTATTAGTTAGAACTTAGAACCCCATAATTTATTGTAGCGTGCAGTGTGAGAAAATTCTACTGAAACAAGCCACTTACACCTAACTTACAAGTTACATAAGGTACTCTTGAAATCTACTATGCAACAGAGGTAAACTAGTTGTTAAcccaaaatattactttatgatataattatagtagaacgatataaataagtaatattggtaataacaataactatataacttaaacttattaatgttaatatgtattttgaaaatatcagagttcataaaatataataatatatgtaaaagtccatacaataatatttttgaattacatcaaaataattaaaattgttatttttgtttaaatatttaatttaagcttaattggtatttaataagaCTTTTTTCAGAgattttgtttacaaaataaattactcatGAAAAACATTCTACTAAATTGCCAAGCCTTGGATATACAAatttcatttcaatattttatgaatttttagccacaaaaaaaaattgaaaatgttcttcatcaaaatgcttataaaaaaaatgtttctatatatgtatctagaatatttttaaatatagcttTACTAATAATTGTTGAGTAACCTTGTATcagttgtatacttgtatcttgtatttttagtttttatcccATTCGTCATTCATACAGTTTTATTGGcatttataaaacaacaataaaaataattttctataaatagctaaaaaaatattttgaaatttatactttgtacagaaaataataatataaataattggtgaaaattttaagtttctaagtttcgtttttaaatcatagcaaaataaatacttagatctattattttgtcaaaaattggtttagcgaataaaaatataaaatctacttTTTccttgcataataatataataattaataggtacccataatttaaaattgttgttatttttatgtattcatatattttgctttttgaatgataatcatttttatgatacaatatactttattaattctgtgtacattttaattcattaattgtatAGTACAACGCCAATTCTATATGGTTTAACTATGACAATTTGTCACTGACAAATGCCATTGGTAATTTAAGTGATGGGTGGATGAAGACTGTAAAGTGAAGACACCTCCATGCTCTGGCTTAAAATTGGCATTTGGCAAAAACCTAGCTTAGAACTGTCTCAAGAGAGActagaaaatttgaatttgcttataattaattgtaaaaaaggAATTGAAGTTGAAAGGGATGTTGTTAGGgatgatattatacaaaattgttttcataaattaatctCTAGTAGGTTGACTTTAAGAGGACGtagtacccgcatgtgttgtctccatcttacacacgtgcaacatagcaaattttcgttcaccattttcaatattgtattattagttttgatattagagtgaactgacctaatataaaatttaaaggtaagataattatccagggccccaattagccttttattgatattattatttttaagtaagttatgatctttttgaaactgAACATGTGAGTTCTACATCCTCTTAAGGCGGACAGGGAAAACCAACCATAGCAAACAACTTCAAGTGATACGAGGGTACTATAAGCACACAGATGGTTTTTggttttgtaaattgtttaagttTGTGTGTTTGAGTGTTTGAAGTCTGTAAAaatcgaattaaaatattaaaatatttttgaaagttaTTATTGAACCATTTCTAGTATTGTACCTATTCGTAGGAGTCGTAGGACGAGGCCAATAAATCGTTTATTTctcattgtatatttgtaaatgtattGCAGATTGCAatttgcaatatatatatatatatatgcattatgaaCATACCGCAActacataaattcataaaccTTACCCGAGCTAGTAAaccatatagccatataggtactaACTATAGTAACTTAATTATCCATATatagtgattttattaaatatttgatttgtcaTTTGTTAATATAGTCTTTCTGTCAagtatgaaacaaaatattaaatagtatttaagttCTAAGACACTAAATTGACACACCCGCGTGTAAACCATAATTTATCACAATactaatttatcttaaaaaaatatgtagtacTTTTAGTTATGTAATTCCATTAGAATTATTCTGCAGGTtcctcaaataaattaaaatattatttattgagaaCTGATGTGAtcttacattttaacattttaatgttttaacaataTACGGTATAGGGTTGTTAAAAATGATCGTAGATACGTtgtagtacatattatgttattataaattattataatatgactaaatatacttattatatttaatttgtaaacatacattttattattttgattttataatatccatACGTTTTTTAagtgtagttattattttgttttcaaacaacaatattaatgatGTCGAccgacattaataattatattgcagTTTGGATTACTATTACTGATTAGTGCAGTTGTAGgagtttttgaataatacattttataatgttttggtCAACAATTTGggagttcaatatttttactatatttcctatatatatattgctcaAATGACACGAAATAATGCGCGTGTTTCACGATAGTGATGCAAAGACACCACGTACATGTGAACCTAGCCTAATCAAGGTCcgcatatatattacattatatacaacttttattaataattatttttattttttggtgttGGGAGGGGGTTGAACACCCCCCTAGGCACGTCTCTGGTTACaccaatatgatttataaattgtaatgtatgaaatataatatatgcgattTTTGTTTGTCAAAACAATTCAATCAAACTacgtttaactaaaataaaaataaattatataaattatattttttatataatataataaaatatcgctatagaaaataaaaattataatagtttttttatacaataatttatcaatgaattcaaatttaacacatttattacaGTGAGTCAGTGAAtgacagtgacctactcaattaTGAGGTAGGTACACTGGATCGTAgacatatacgatatactatATAGCGAGTCAGCAAACAACTtccttgttttttttgttttttaaatttattaattattattacgtgttgcagtgaaatattacatacatattataaaatcaatataatattgcacaGTGGGTAGtacttatatcttataatagGGAATCTTAGGATAGAACTCTTTTTCACATATTTATAGTACATTTAGCCTCGaatagagaaaaatattttctgtaattactaattagttatgTCCTTTCACTAGCTGTTTCAAGTgtgatcttaaaataatatggaatttaatggattaactaaaaaaaattaagatggtatatacgtataaatactcGGAGTCCCGGATGATACTTCATACCCCCTCACACCCGGAAATACTGCTTTACAGCCCAGTACTGCTACGAACTCAAAATCTTATCACCgttaaatccaaaaaaatatataatctcaCCCCCTtatcgattattatatattattaattttttccgtAGTATCACACACGAAAATGATAACACCAAAGACCCATACACTCTCGTacgtaataaactaatttaagtatataagtcacaaaaatgtatatacatatataaatatataaaacaccaTAAACGTAAATGcgcgcgcggcggcggcggccacgGCTGAGGTCGATGACCGGCGATAACTGTTGGCACATGTTGCCCCGCCGTGCGCGCGCACCCCGCCGTCCAACAAccaacgccgccgccgccactgccgCCGCAGTTCGTATACATTCGCAGCACACGCTCGGACCGCCGCCGCCCGGCTCCCAAGTTTGCGCCGGCACTAGCTCGCGATCGTGTCTCTCCGCAGCCGCCGAAAGCCCGCCAACGCCGCCGTTGCGTTCGCCGAGTCACACGCGTTCTTTCGTTTCCGCGGGTTTTCGGAAAACATAAAACACaagtacaattatataatattatcataggcCGTCGTCGAGTCGTCGTGTTTTCgcgtgtttttaattaatataatattgtgatcacCGTGATCgaaatttagttttgttttcCGTTTGTTGTTCACTTCTCGTGTGGTTTGTTTTTTTCGGTGCGGTGATATTAATCGGCCCCGGTATTTCGttctcattataatattgttttttgtcgTGAAGTGCGTCGGTATATATACTATCACTTATAATATCCGGGAACTGATATAAAATCGAACACAGTTTGGTAAATTCTAcacgcacacatatatataatatatatatatatatatatcggaatacgatatattatatatatatttgctattacgtggtttttttttttttacttttttagtgcGTCACGTGTCTTGTGTGgtggactatataatatatgcctcTATCGTCAGTTAAATAGCGACACGCTGACCGTACACGGGTGCGCCATTTCATTGTCCACTGCTACAGGACTGACGGAAAGCCCGAAAAGGTTTATTTCATCTGATCTATCCTTAGGGGAGGGGCATACAAATATCtcgcgattataataatattctaattttcaccCATCCCCGTCCGCGTTTTAGTAATATACAGCTGATGCGTCACGAAATTGTTTTTATCCACCGCGGTATAGGTACGACGTGACTTCGTTACTTATCGTCCCCGCGCACATCATATCAAACTTACTAGGACAAAAACACGCGTAAGTATAACATCTCGAGAACGGTATGCGAAAAAGAAAACATTCCCCGAGTTCTCCGAAGACCAGCTGCACTGGCACCCAAGTTCGTACCAGCTGCAGCTTGTGAAACGCGTTGTACCTTGTACGACCCGCGGGGATAGATCGGATGAGATATTCGtgaaatgcattttatatattattataaattataatatataaagtatacatatatatatacacacacacatacttaCACctgtgtatgtatatgtatatatttagatatacatatatataggtatatacgaaaGACACGTGattcggtatttttttttttatattttaggtgaaaaaatattaatattaattgtcacTCGTgcccaataatatatatatatgttggaTGTGCGCTACGTCGTTTCGTGTGCGGACTAATCATTCGATGTGTACGCGTTTCGCGAGGTGTCGTCGTCGCCGGCCGCGCATTTTCGCCGGCGATAAACACGATGATCGGGCGTGACGGCGCTCGTGAGTGCTGTGGGCGACATTATTTCGGGCAAACCGCTAGTGGCCGCCAGACGTTTAGCGGCACGTAAACTTTGCCGATacgtcattaataataataataataatattaattatccgtCCGCGTGCATCTCAACACAGCTGCAGAATGCCGGCGTATGTCGTTAAAATGTAAGTTTTCTTTACTTTTCACtgtacaatttattgttaagttttaatttttattcgtgtGCCATAATCGTATCACGGTTGTCAGTGGCATCGCGAACCAGGATTGGGCACTTGGACAAGTTACAGTACATAATGTAACTTGATATAAGTTATAAGATACTCTAATTTTAGGTATCTAATTACAAGTTATAAGTTACATATCTTATTCAGAATAACTGATTTCAagataaatgttataaacaaatatgaaataatcatagaaatcatgtattttgtaaacaatttagCAGTCggtcaataaaatacaaaattaatatataacatgccatgttatacaacattatttattattcattagttcattactaatgttaactaaaaataattatagtattttctcgataaaaatatttaaatacttttatcggtgtttaataatttcttaaatattaaatgctgctatattgtgtacatttctaga
This genomic window contains:
- the LOC132923271 gene encoding PHD finger-like domain-containing protein 5A; the protein is MAKHHPDLIFCRKQPGVAIGRLCEKCDGKCVICDSYVRPCTLVRICDECNYGSYQGRCVICGGPGVSDAYYCKECTVQEKDRDGCPKIVNLGSSKTDLFYERKKYGFKRR